In the Alkalispirochaeta americana genome, one interval contains:
- a CDS encoding [Fe-Fe] hydrogenase large subunit C-terminal domain-containing protein: MNKQYAVYTAETNCQDCCRCLRNCPVKAIRVEKGRAAIVPELCVACGTCVDACPGGAKKIRSDIGRVRALLARRERVLVSVAPSYAAEFPEVRPGAFAQAMKELGFAGTAETAIGADRVTRALADLLQEPPQPLSISTACPAAVDFIRKYMPEFTPCLTPLGSPMVAHSDIMRKEHNDTIGIVFIGPCIAKKVEADADPLNPEAALTFGELRQFMKEEGVSFRDTPEMDDSALQSGRSGAVYPVAGGMIEALRELGACKDVDCVAVCGIDSIWHTLKGLDPSRMDRPVFLEMLACEGGCINGPSSDKKRARLMQEQAIRRRHRSLLLQGVSGSVATDPVPLGQSLSPAVPLSVVADEQSLRIALERVGKYVWEDELNCGGCGYDTCREFAASMLEGRAEPDMCLSFLRKKAQRKANALLRCMPSGVVIADANLQVVECNRNFAAMIGSDTMTVYDARPGLEGANLERLVPFADLFRRVLATDEDYRCDMMRVGERLLNVTLFPIEPHQTVGGIVLDVTRSELRREYIAQRAREVIDRNMATVQEIACKLGEHMADTEILLRNIAEDYGERGRSENE, from the coding sequence ATGAATAAGCAATATGCTGTCTACACGGCAGAGACAAACTGCCAGGATTGCTGTCGCTGTCTCCGCAACTGCCCCGTGAAGGCAATTCGCGTAGAAAAAGGACGAGCTGCGATCGTCCCCGAGCTCTGCGTGGCCTGCGGCACCTGTGTAGACGCCTGCCCGGGTGGGGCCAAGAAGATACGTTCTGATATCGGCCGCGTCCGGGCTCTGCTGGCGCGGCGGGAGCGGGTCCTGGTCTCGGTGGCACCCTCCTACGCGGCGGAGTTTCCCGAGGTGCGGCCCGGGGCGTTCGCCCAAGCCATGAAGGAACTCGGCTTTGCCGGCACGGCAGAAACGGCAATAGGGGCCGACCGCGTTACCCGTGCTCTGGCCGATCTTCTGCAGGAGCCCCCACAGCCACTCTCAATCTCGACGGCCTGCCCTGCGGCGGTCGATTTTATCCGAAAATACATGCCCGAGTTTACCCCCTGCCTGACACCCCTGGGGAGTCCCATGGTGGCCCACAGCGACATCATGAGGAAGGAACACAACGATACCATCGGTATTGTCTTCATTGGTCCCTGTATCGCCAAGAAGGTAGAGGCCGATGCGGACCCGCTCAACCCCGAGGCGGCTCTGACCTTCGGGGAGCTGCGGCAGTTTATGAAGGAAGAGGGCGTATCCTTCAGGGATACTCCCGAGATGGACGATTCGGCGTTGCAGAGCGGCCGAAGCGGGGCGGTCTACCCCGTGGCGGGGGGAATGATCGAGGCGTTGCGCGAGCTCGGCGCTTGCAAGGATGTGGACTGCGTGGCTGTCTGCGGAATCGATTCGATCTGGCATACCCTGAAGGGGCTTGATCCCTCCCGAATGGATCGCCCCGTTTTTCTGGAGATGCTTGCCTGCGAGGGGGGGTGTATCAACGGCCCCTCGTCGGACAAAAAGAGGGCCCGGCTCATGCAGGAGCAGGCGATCCGGCGCCGACACAGGTCCCTCCTGCTCCAGGGGGTCTCAGGATCTGTCGCTACTGACCCCGTTCCGCTTGGACAGTCTCTCAGCCCGGCTGTTCCTCTCTCCGTTGTGGCCGACGAGCAGTCCCTGCGGATCGCTCTGGAGCGGGTGGGCAAGTATGTCTGGGAAGACGAGCTGAACTGCGGAGGCTGTGGGTACGATACCTGCCGGGAGTTTGCCGCCTCGATGCTCGAGGGGCGTGCGGAACCGGACATGTGCCTGTCCTTTCTGCGAAAGAAGGCCCAGCGCAAGGCCAACGCGCTCCTCCGCTGCATGCCTTCGGGAGTTGTGATCGCCGACGCGAATCTTCAGGTGGTGGAGTGCAACCGGAACTTTGCTGCCATGATCGGTTCGGACACGATGACGGTCTACGACGCGCGCCCCGGGCTGGAGGGGGCCAATCTGGAGCGGCTGGTTCCTTTCGCGGATCTGTTTCGGCGCGTGCTGGCCACGGACGAGGATTACCGCTGCGACATGATGCGCGTTGGCGAACGCCTGCTGAACGTAACGCTTTTCCCCATCGAGCCCCACCAGACCGTAGGGGGAATTGTGCTGGATGTGACGCGCAGCGAGTTGCGGCGGGAGTACATCGCACAGCGTGCCCGCGAGGTGATCGATCGAAACATGGCAACGGTCCAGGAGATCGCCTGCAAACTGGGCGAGCACATGGCCGACACGGAGATTCTGCTGCGCAATATCGCCGAGGACTATGGCGAGCGGGGGAGATCGGAAAATGAATGA
- a CDS encoding NAD(P)H-dependent oxidoreductase subunit E gives MKKNRVKICMGTACYVMGSTQLLRLEEEIGPDLCDLVEVEGVRCLGYCEDASRGRPPFVTVDDECIADATVETVLEALRRRRAAEDAGGAS, from the coding sequence ATGAAAAAGAACCGAGTCAAAATCTGTATGGGAACAGCCTGCTACGTCATGGGGTCCACCCAGTTGCTCCGCCTGGAAGAGGAGATCGGCCCCGATCTCTGCGACCTCGTGGAAGTCGAAGGGGTACGGTGTCTCGGGTACTGTGAGGATGCTTCCCGGGGGCGCCCCCCCTTTGTAACGGTCGACGATGAATGTATAGCCGATGCAACGGTGGAGACGGTGCTGGAGGCCCTGCGTCGCCGGAGGGCGGCAGAAGACGCGGGAGGGGCCTCATGA
- a CDS encoding (2Fe-2S) ferredoxin domain-containing protein produces MNKITICLGSSCFARGNGAHLDRIEQWQNEQGLAGGIDLAGCRCRGQCSTGPVLEINGQLHHGVDEGMLWDLLEYDVQVADPAGGHHE; encoded by the coding sequence ATGAATAAAATAACAATTTGCCTGGGAAGTTCCTGTTTTGCACGCGGGAACGGTGCACATCTGGACAGGATCGAACAATGGCAGAACGAACAGGGCCTGGCAGGGGGAATCGATCTGGCCGGTTGCCGATGTCGTGGGCAGTGTTCCACCGGTCCCGTTCTGGAAATCAATGGACAGCTACACCACGGAGTGGACGAGGGCATGCTCTGGGATCTTCTCGAATACGATGTTCAGGTAGCAGACCCGGCCGGTGGTCACCATGAATAA
- a CDS encoding SpoIIE family protein phosphatase, producing MNDLFMELEFAQCHKAGQYVAGDAFLMQRDRCNGRLLAVLSDGLGSGIKAGVLANMTAHMAMRFAASDTDFIHYAKVIMNSLPVCQVRKIAYATYTVVDCSPDARIRMVEQGNPPFVLVRRGREVSVPYREVPGKQGDYRLMREYIFQAQPEDRIVFFSDGVTDSGLGSRHYKLGWRRTGCVDWLERHLAGDPFRSARQLAHDVVAQARQKEPGRKAGDDITCAVLYFRKPRKLLLASGPPFSPDRDREYAKLIGGFDGRRIVSGGTTSDLVARELGRDVRMDLRTFRKGGLPPVSVMEGIDLVTEGILTLTETLRLLETGDRPDHENAAVRMAELLLDSDEVHLLVGTKINEAHQDPNLPVELEIRRSLMKRIATVLDTRYFKKVDVEYI from the coding sequence ATGAATGATCTCTTCATGGAACTCGAGTTTGCCCAGTGTCACAAGGCGGGACAGTATGTGGCGGGTGATGCCTTTCTGATGCAGCGCGACCGCTGCAACGGACGTCTTCTGGCTGTTCTTTCGGACGGACTGGGCAGCGGAATAAAGGCGGGGGTTCTGGCGAACATGACGGCCCATATGGCGATGCGCTTTGCCGCAAGTGATACCGATTTTATCCACTACGCCAAGGTGATCATGAACTCCCTCCCGGTGTGCCAGGTGCGGAAGATAGCCTACGCCACGTACACCGTGGTGGATTGCAGCCCCGATGCCCGTATCAGGATGGTGGAGCAGGGGAATCCTCCCTTCGTTCTTGTGCGCCGGGGCCGGGAGGTCTCTGTGCCCTACCGCGAGGTCCCGGGAAAGCAGGGGGACTATCGCCTCATGCGGGAGTACATCTTTCAGGCCCAGCCCGAGGACCGGATCGTGTTCTTCAGCGATGGTGTTACCGATAGCGGTCTCGGCAGTCGTCACTACAAGCTCGGCTGGCGGCGGACGGGGTGTGTTGATTGGCTGGAGCGTCATCTCGCGGGCGATCCCTTTCGTTCGGCCCGTCAGCTTGCTCATGATGTGGTTGCCCAGGCCCGCCAGAAAGAACCGGGCCGCAAGGCGGGGGACGACATCACCTGTGCTGTTCTCTATTTTCGCAAGCCCCGGAAGCTCCTGCTCGCGTCGGGTCCTCCCTTCAGCCCTGACCGTGATCGCGAATATGCCAAGCTCATCGGCGGATTTGACGGACGGCGCATTGTAAGCGGAGGGACCACCTCGGATCTGGTAGCTCGCGAGCTGGGGCGCGATGTGAGGATGGATCTGAGAACCTTTCGCAAGGGAGGTCTTCCCCCCGTCTCGGTGATGGAGGGAATCGATCTGGTGACCGAGGGTATTCTGACGCTCACCGAGACGCTGCGACTTCTCGAGACGGGCGATCGGCCCGATCACGAGAACGCCGCTGTGCGCATGGCGGAACTCCTTCTGGATTCCGACGAGGTCCATCTGCTGGTGGGGACAAAGATCAACGAGGCGCATCAGGATCCGAATCTTCCGGTGGAGCTGGAGATCCGGCGTAGCCTTATGAAAAGGATCGCCACGGTGCTGGACACCAGATACTTCAAGAAGGTCGATGTCGAATATATCTGA
- a CDS encoding PAS domain-containing protein produces MEHADLNELFRASPFGFAHHEILLDEAQQPRDFRFLEVNPAFETLTGLDAPTIIGKTARETLWSQDQIDHALIELFGRVALEGGNETFEHYSRVLGRWYQVHAFSHSPGYFTTTFTDITRRKVQEEELERFFSVNLDLLCIADLEGRFLKTNEAWSDILGYSRGELEGKRFLDFVHPDDLQPTLKAISTLAEGEDLLCFTNRYQSKDGSWRYIEWRAHPRGERIYAAARDITERVRNEERNHRQLEFQKIVAASAAAFSDIHDTPELNRVIDTILQRLGSFFGADRSYLFQFTQDGRFMTNTHEWCSDNTPSQMHRSQKVPLDSMPWWQERMATEGFVLIPSVEDLPPGAGAEQREFLDQGIQSLISIPLAESSEKTSSSGEADSPEKITGFIGLDAVHRRYRWSREEVSLLRILGSIVGSGIERFLARKQLQESELKLRHITENMGEVFWLRNADNSKMLYISPAYETVWGRSCQSLYDDPASFTKAVHPDDADRIGAAYAAYLESHAFEEEYRIVRPDGTLRWIRARSFPVRGPAGEIIRHTGIATDITERILKEQEIAREKNLTEQFFNQSLHGFFISLLDKPLDWNDGASRDSMVEYALDHQRMTRVNQAMLDQYGASREEFIGITVRELFRHDPDQGREIWRGLFDRGSWHVETREQRMDGTPIIIDGDYRCLYDDQGRVLGHFGVQVDITARKEAEETLRDAQEQIKQIVATTPVVLYSYIIDSRGEPDLVFINGKVTEILGYQPEDFIGRIDLWKRCVHPDDLERVMTTLRELRQRDSLETEYRFRDIRGQWHWILDRHNVIRRDLECTKVTGAWSDITDRRKVEEQLQYERNLFTAGPVFTIEWDPSRGWPVRSVSANVAQILGYSPGEMTHQGFCYADLIHPDDAGRVADEVTNNISNRVDAYEQSYRLKCGDGQYRWFYDFTMLVRDDREELTAIRGYMYDQTQQKSTELALVRERTRLAGIIEGTHVGTWEWNVPTGETVFNERWAEIIGYTLEELAPISINTWMSFAHPDDLKRSGELLEEHFRGERDYYECESRMRHKRGGWVWVLDRGKVVSWTSEGKPELVMGTHQDITERKRSEEELLLAKEQAEAASTAKSRFLANMSHEIRTPLNGVIGFTDLLKDTPLSPAQKQYVDSANVSGHTLLEIINDILDFSKIEAGMMELEMIKVDMETLLENSVDIIRYSAGKKNLEVLLNIDPAMPRFALVDPVRLKQVLANLLGNAVKFTDSGEVELALRFEDQGSDQDQGVFHVSVRDTGIGISAVERKKLFQAFSQADSSTTRKFGGTGLGLIISDMIARKMGSEIRVESDPGQGTVFSFEFSARVERGRHSEHPVSLKGWRVLVIDDNASNRLILERLLERWGIVSESCENGLEALKLLERSGPFDVIMCDYHMPYLDGLETVRMIRSNPDLSAERQPIILLHSSSDNQELQRDCENLGIRFRLTKPVRTHDLREYLCNIHDPPAPAAPGAEAVKGGSDETGHATDPGREDSFREPRDPSRNVKILIAEDVALNMTMIKALLTRLSPSSGLLEAANGAEAVDIYARELPDLVFMDVQMPEKDGVQATEAIRALETDRYPGRSVPIVALTAGALTEERDRCLASGMDDFLTKPVDPEKLRKCLGRYLPGGSDTFG; encoded by the coding sequence GTGGAGCACGCTGATCTGAACGAACTTTTTCGGGCTTCTCCCTTTGGCTTTGCCCACCACGAGATCCTTCTTGATGAGGCCCAACAGCCCCGGGATTTCCGGTTCCTTGAGGTAAACCCGGCCTTCGAGACGCTCACCGGTCTTGATGCACCAACGATCATCGGCAAAACAGCCAGGGAAACTCTCTGGAGCCAGGACCAGATCGATCACGCCCTGATCGAACTCTTCGGCCGGGTGGCCCTCGAGGGTGGCAACGAAACCTTCGAGCATTATTCCAGGGTCCTGGGCCGGTGGTATCAGGTCCACGCCTTCTCGCACAGCCCGGGGTACTTCACCACGACCTTCACCGATATTACCCGCCGGAAGGTCCAGGAAGAAGAACTGGAGCGGTTTTTCTCGGTCAACCTGGACCTGCTCTGCATCGCCGATCTGGAGGGGCGCTTCCTGAAGACCAACGAGGCCTGGAGCGACATCCTGGGCTATTCCCGGGGAGAGCTGGAGGGCAAGCGCTTTCTCGATTTTGTCCATCCCGATGACCTCCAGCCCACGCTGAAAGCGATCTCTACCCTCGCCGAGGGGGAAGATCTGCTGTGCTTTACCAACCGCTACCAAAGCAAGGACGGCTCCTGGAGGTACATCGAGTGGCGCGCGCACCCCCGGGGAGAGCGCATCTACGCCGCAGCCCGGGACATCACCGAACGGGTCAGGAATGAGGAGCGCAATCACCGGCAACTGGAGTTTCAGAAAATCGTCGCTGCCAGCGCGGCCGCTTTTTCCGACATTCACGACACCCCGGAACTGAACAGGGTGATCGACACTATCCTTCAACGGCTGGGAAGCTTTTTTGGCGCCGATAGAAGCTATCTCTTCCAGTTCACCCAAGATGGCCGTTTCATGACCAACACCCACGAGTGGTGCTCCGATAATACCCCCTCCCAGATGCATCGCTCCCAAAAGGTCCCTTTGGATTCCATGCCCTGGTGGCAGGAGCGCATGGCTACCGAGGGCTTTGTTCTGATCCCCTCTGTGGAGGATCTTCCTCCCGGGGCTGGGGCAGAGCAGCGGGAGTTTCTGGACCAGGGTATTCAGTCGCTCATCTCGATCCCCCTGGCGGAGTCGTCAGAGAAAACATCATCCTCTGGTGAAGCCGACTCCCCGGAAAAGATCACCGGCTTTATCGGTCTCGATGCGGTCCACCGTCGCTATCGCTGGTCCCGGGAAGAAGTGTCGCTCCTGAGGATTCTGGGATCGATCGTGGGCAGCGGGATTGAGCGATTCCTGGCCCGGAAACAGCTCCAGGAGAGCGAGCTGAAGCTGCGGCATATCACGGAGAACATGGGAGAGGTCTTCTGGCTCCGCAACGCTGACAACAGCAAAATGCTCTACATAAGCCCCGCCTATGAGACGGTCTGGGGCCGCAGTTGCCAGAGCCTCTACGATGACCCGGCTTCTTTTACCAAGGCAGTTCACCCCGACGACGCCGACCGGATAGGAGCTGCCTACGCTGCATACCTGGAGTCTCATGCCTTTGAAGAGGAATACCGGATTGTCCGTCCCGACGGAACCCTTCGCTGGATTCGTGCCCGGTCCTTCCCTGTTCGCGGCCCGGCGGGTGAGATCATTCGCCATACCGGCATCGCCACGGACATCACGGAACGAATCCTCAAGGAGCAGGAAATAGCCAGGGAGAAGAACCTCACGGAACAGTTCTTTAACCAGTCCCTCCACGGATTCTTCATTTCTCTTCTCGATAAACCCCTGGACTGGAACGACGGGGCCTCCAGAGATAGCATGGTAGAGTACGCCCTGGACCATCAGCGAATGACCAGGGTCAACCAGGCCATGCTCGATCAATACGGTGCAAGCCGGGAGGAGTTCATCGGCATTACCGTGCGGGAGCTCTTTCGTCACGACCCGGATCAGGGCCGGGAGATCTGGCGCGGTCTCTTTGACCGCGGGTCGTGGCACGTGGAAACCCGGGAACAGCGTATGGACGGAACGCCCATCATCATCGACGGTGACTACCGGTGCCTCTACGACGACCAGGGACGGGTTCTGGGGCATTTCGGTGTGCAGGTAGACATAACGGCCCGCAAGGAGGCCGAAGAAACGCTCCGCGATGCCCAGGAGCAGATAAAACAGATCGTCGCCACCACCCCGGTTGTTCTCTACAGCTACATCATCGATTCCCGGGGTGAACCCGATCTGGTCTTCATCAACGGCAAGGTAACAGAAATCCTGGGGTACCAGCCCGAGGATTTCATCGGCCGTATCGATCTCTGGAAACGCTGTGTCCATCCCGATGATCTGGAACGGGTCATGACTACCCTCCGGGAGCTGCGGCAGAGAGATTCCCTGGAGACAGAGTACCGGTTTCGGGATATCCGGGGGCAATGGCACTGGATACTCGACCGGCACAACGTGATCCGCCGGGACCTGGAGTGTACGAAGGTAACGGGTGCCTGGTCAGATATAACCGACCGCAGGAAGGTTGAAGAGCAGCTGCAGTACGAGCGGAATCTCTTCACGGCGGGTCCGGTTTTTACCATAGAGTGGGACCCCTCCCGGGGCTGGCCCGTCCGTTCTGTCTCTGCCAACGTTGCCCAGATTCTTGGCTACAGCCCCGGGGAGATGACTCATCAGGGGTTTTGCTACGCCGACCTGATCCACCCCGATGATGCCGGGAGGGTCGCTGATGAGGTGACGAACAATATCTCAAACCGCGTGGACGCCTACGAGCAGTCCTATCGGCTGAAATGCGGCGACGGCCAATATCGATGGTTTTATGATTTTACCATGCTGGTCCGCGATGACAGGGAAGAACTCACGGCAATTCGTGGCTATATGTACGACCAGACGCAGCAGAAATCGACGGAGCTGGCGCTGGTGCGGGAACGCACGCGCCTGGCAGGGATTATCGAGGGCACCCATGTCGGTACCTGGGAGTGGAATGTCCCGACCGGTGAGACAGTTTTTAACGAACGCTGGGCCGAGATTATCGGCTATACCCTGGAGGAACTTGCTCCGATCTCGATCAACACCTGGATGAGCTTTGCCCATCCCGATGATCTGAAACGAAGCGGAGAATTGCTGGAAGAGCACTTTCGGGGAGAGCGCGATTATTACGAGTGTGAATCACGGATGCGGCACAAAAGGGGCGGGTGGGTCTGGGTTCTTGACAGAGGAAAGGTGGTCTCCTGGACAAGCGAGGGAAAGCCCGAGCTCGTAATGGGCACCCACCAGGACATCACCGAGCGCAAAAGATCCGAAGAAGAGCTTCTTCTGGCAAAAGAACAGGCCGAGGCCGCAAGCACGGCCAAGTCCCGGTTCCTGGCCAACATGAGTCACGAGATCCGCACCCCCCTGAACGGAGTCATCGGGTTCACGGATCTGCTGAAAGATACCCCGCTCTCGCCTGCCCAGAAGCAGTACGTGGATAGCGCCAACGTCTCGGGCCATACTCTCCTGGAAATAATCAACGATATCCTGGATTTCTCCAAAATTGAGGCGGGGATGATGGAGCTTGAGATGATCAAGGTCGATATGGAGACGCTCCTGGAAAACAGCGTGGATATAATACGGTACAGTGCCGGAAAAAAGAATCTCGAGGTACTTCTCAATATCGACCCTGCCATGCCTCGCTTTGCCCTGGTTGATCCCGTGCGGCTCAAGCAGGTTCTGGCAAACCTCCTGGGCAACGCCGTGAAGTTCACCGACTCAGGGGAGGTGGAGCTGGCTCTTCGATTTGAAGATCAGGGAAGCGATCAGGATCAGGGAGTCTTCCACGTTTCTGTTCGTGACACGGGAATCGGTATATCGGCAGTGGAGCGGAAGAAACTCTTTCAAGCCTTCTCCCAGGCCGACAGCTCCACCACGCGTAAATTTGGCGGCACCGGCCTGGGGCTGATCATCTCGGACATGATCGCCCGGAAGATGGGGAGTGAAATCCGCGTGGAGAGCGATCCCGGTCAGGGCACGGTCTTTTCCTTCGAGTTTTCCGCCCGGGTAGAACGGGGCCGGCACAGTGAGCATCCCGTGAGCCTCAAGGGCTGGCGCGTTCTGGTGATCGATGATAACGCCAGCAACCGTCTGATCCTGGAGCGTCTTCTGGAACGCTGGGGCATTGTCAGTGAATCCTGCGAGAACGGTCTTGAGGCGTTGAAACTCCTGGAGCGGTCAGGACCCTTCGACGTGATCATGTGCGACTACCACATGCCCTATCTGGACGGGCTGGAGACGGTCAGGATGATCCGCTCAAACCCCGACCTTTCGGCAGAGAGGCAACCAATCATTTTGCTTCACTCTTCATCGGACAACCAGGAACTGCAACGGGATTGCGAGAACCTGGGAATCCGGTTCCGCCTGACAAAACCGGTGCGGACCCACGATCTGCGGGAGTATCTGTGCAATATTCATGATCCTCCAGCCCCGGCCGCGCCCGGGGCAGAGGCCGTCAAGGGAGGCTCTGACGAAACTGGCCATGCCACCGATCCCGGCCGGGAAGACTCCTTCAGGGAGCCTCGGGATCCATCAAGGAATGTGAAAATTCTGATCGCCGAGGATGTGGCGCTGAACATGACCATGATCAAGGCGCTCCTCACCAGACTTTCCCCCTCTTCGGGTTTGCTGGAGGCGGCGAATGGCGCCGAGGCGGTGGATATCTACGCCCGGGAATTGCCGGACCTGGTCTTTATGGACGTCCAGATGCCCGAAAAAGATGGAGTTCAGGCAACAGAAGCGATTCGGGCCCTCGAAACCGATCGGTATCCGGGGCGGTCTGTTCCGATCGTGGCCCTCACGGCGGGTGCTCTCACGGAAGAGCGGGACCGCTGCCTTGCTTCGGGTATGGACGACTTCCTCACCAAGCCTGTTGATCCTGAAAAGCTTCGGAAGTGCCTGGGCCGTTATCTCCCGGGGGGCAGTGATACCTTCGGGTAA
- a CDS encoding SH3 domain-containing protein has translation MKTRTYRVITPHETEFADPITFRKGAILEIGEESEGYQGWENWFFCTTAGEEPGWVPGQIIERGEGSTGRALEDYTARELNVQKGETLAGARVLNGWLWCERWGVPEDAGWVPLQNLEEIPD, from the coding sequence ATGAAAACCAGAACATACCGGGTGATTACCCCCCACGAGACGGAGTTCGCCGACCCCATTACCTTCAGAAAAGGCGCCATCCTGGAGATAGGCGAAGAATCAGAGGGCTACCAGGGCTGGGAAAACTGGTTTTTCTGCACCACTGCGGGAGAGGAACCGGGATGGGTGCCGGGCCAAATCATAGAGCGCGGAGAAGGTTCAACCGGCCGTGCTCTTGAGGATTACACAGCGCGGGAACTGAACGTACAAAAGGGAGAAACCCTTGCCGGTGCGCGAGTCCTGAACGGCTGGCTCTGGTGCGAGCGATGGGGTGTGCCGGAAGATGCTGGATGGGTACCGCTGCAGAATCTTGAAGAAATACCGGACTAG
- a CDS encoding Rpn family recombination-promoting nuclease/putative transposase, which produces MAERKSWDSAYKYLFSSRQVFHQFLTRFVEEDFVQGLAVEDVELVDKSFVSDELLDRESDIIYRVDLPGREVYVYVLLEFQSSPDKTIPVRMLLYILQLYDQLFRSSTKGLLPAVFPVLLYNGSRPWNVPFNISELIAREIPARYIPSFEYYPIIERDIPPERLEQIKGLVAAIMYLEQQEDETALARTIDRAIAMIAEEQPEQLRQFGHWINRMFRGSLDTGDIEKVHQLTEVQTMLAEVVEKIEQRGVEQGMQQGMQQARREDARKMVLEGLEIPLVSRITGLSEQVIREMQKEQK; this is translated from the coding sequence ATGGCAGAGCGGAAGTCCTGGGATAGTGCCTACAAGTACCTTTTTTCGAGCCGGCAGGTGTTCCACCAGTTTCTCACCCGCTTTGTGGAAGAGGACTTTGTCCAGGGCCTGGCCGTAGAGGATGTGGAGCTGGTCGACAAGAGCTTTGTCAGTGACGAGCTTCTGGACCGGGAGAGCGATATCATCTACCGGGTGGATCTTCCCGGACGCGAGGTCTACGTCTACGTGCTTCTGGAGTTCCAGTCAAGTCCGGACAAGACGATCCCCGTGCGGATGCTCCTCTATATCCTGCAGCTCTACGATCAGCTTTTCCGTAGCAGCACCAAAGGGCTCTTGCCTGCGGTTTTTCCCGTTCTGTTGTATAACGGCAGCCGTCCCTGGAACGTGCCCTTCAATATCAGCGAGCTTATTGCCCGGGAGATTCCGGCCAGGTACATTCCCTCCTTCGAGTACTACCCCATCATCGAGCGGGATATCCCGCCGGAGCGGCTGGAGCAGATCAAGGGACTGGTGGCTGCGATCATGTATCTGGAGCAACAGGAAGACGAGACTGCTCTGGCCCGGACCATCGACAGGGCAATCGCCATGATCGCCGAGGAGCAGCCTGAACAGTTGCGGCAGTTTGGCCACTGGATCAACCGGATGTTCCGGGGATCCCTGGACACAGGAGATATCGAGAAGGTTCATCAATTGACGGAGGTACAGACGATGCTGGCAGAGGTAGTTGAAAAAATAGAGCAGCGTGGTGTGGAGCAGGGTATGCAGCAGGGTATGCAGCAGGCCCGCCGCGAAGATGCCCGCAAGATGGTCCTCGAGGGGCTTGAAATACCTCTTGTATCCCGCATCACCGGTCTCTCGGAGCAGGTCATACGGGAAATGCAAAAGGAGCAAAAATAA
- a CDS encoding RNHCP domain-containing protein, which produces MSRHSVIHHTGDDSFLCVKCGRGVGPAQTGTRNRNHCPHCLTSLHVDLRPGDRRSGCRGPMEAIGVYVQPKGEWSIIHRCTSCGVLKLNRIGPDDCEAALMTLAARPLTRLPFPLEVLTGGVRP; this is translated from the coding sequence ATGTCACGCCATAGTGTTATTCACCATACCGGGGATGATTCCTTTCTATGCGTCAAATGCGGTCGCGGTGTTGGCCCGGCCCAAACGGGTACGCGCAATCGCAACCATTGCCCTCATTGTCTCACAAGTCTCCACGTTGATCTGCGCCCGGGCGACCGCCGCTCGGGCTGCCGGGGTCCAATGGAAGCGATCGGCGTATACGTGCAGCCCAAGGGCGAGTGGAGTATTATCCATCGTTGCACCAGCTGCGGGGTACTAAAGCTGAACCGGATTGGCCCCGACGATTGCGAAGCAGCCCTGATGACTCTGGCAGCACGCCCCCTGACCAGACTCCCCTTCCCTCTGGAGGTGTTAACCGGGGGGGTGCGTCCATGA